One genomic window of Meriones unguiculatus strain TT.TT164.6M chromosome 13 unlocalized genomic scaffold, Bangor_MerUng_6.1 Chr13_unordered_Scaffold_39, whole genome shotgun sequence includes the following:
- the LOC132651077 gene encoding vomeronasal type-2 receptor 116-like codes for RYKFKNYQFVLSLVFAIEEINRNPNLLPNTTLGFDHYNVAPYETSILIVPFVWLTMLRQPLANYNCGLRRMSPAALTGTSWKISFQLGKLLQLYKIPQLTFGPFDSTLNDQGQFNSLYQMAPKDTYLSTAIVSLMLHFSWSWVGLILPDDHRGIQILSDLQEDMESNNICLGFLEMIPRTWNVYSSALWKDLIKTQESSTNVVVIYGNFVSLQGLMRLIGELLVTWKVWILNSQWDVSYNFDYFMLESFHGSLIFSHHHEEMVDFTNFVQTVNPYKYSEDTYLPKFWFLFFKCSFSESDCQLLENCQPNASLDLLPRHLFDPVISEESCNIYNAVYAVAFSLHEMNLQQIETQPYTNEEEKEFFPWQLLPFLKNTLLKNPVRGRMVIDGRKHLDSDYDILNFWNFPKGLGLKVKIGTFSSDAPLGQRLSLSEQIIQWPATFTKIPQSVFSESCRPGFRKSAREGKAVCCFDCTPCADNEISNETDMDQCVMCPESHYANSEKNHCLQKSVSFLSYEDPLGMALTTTSLCFSAITVLILVVFLKHRDTPIVKANNRALSYTLLLAFSICFLSSLLFIGQPNTVTCIMQQTAFGILFTVAFSTVLAKAITVFIAFKVTVSAGLVRWLMVSRAPNFIIPICTLIQFVLCGIWLVISPPFIDHDAHAEHGHITIVCNKGSVVAFHCILGYLCTLTLGSYTMAFLSRNLPDTFNEAKFLSFSMQVFFCVWVTFLPVYHSTKGKVMVAMEAFSVLASSEALLGLIFVPKCYIILLRPDKNSCLDIRHKTHSRKKSFKI; via the exons AGATATAAGTTTAAGAACTACCAGTTTGTTCTGTCCCTGGTATTTGCCATTGAGGAAATCAACCGAAACCCTAATCTTCTACCCAACACAACTCTTGGCTTTGATCACTATAATGTTGCACCTTATGAAACAAGTATCCTTATAGTTCCTTTTGTTTGGCTCACAATGTTGAGACAACCACTAGCTAATTACAACTGTGGACTGAGGAGAATGTCACCTGCTGCACTTAcaggaacatcatggaaaatATCTTTCCAACTTGGGAAACTGCTACAACTTTACAAAATACCTCAG CTCACATTTGGGCCTTTTGATTCTACCTTAAATGACCAAGGTCAGTTTAATTCTCTCTATCAGATGGCCCCCAAGGACACATATCTGTCAACTGCCATAGTTTCTTTGATGCTTCATTTCAGCTGGTCCTGGGTTGGTCTGATCCTCCCAGATGACCACAGAGGGATCCAGATTCTGTCAGACTTGCAAGAAGATATGGAGAGTAACAACATCTGCTTAGGCTTTTTGGAAATGATCCCTCGTACCTGGAATGTATATTCCAGTGCATTATGGAAAGATCTGATAAAGACTCAAGAATCATCAACTAATGTGGTAGTTATTTATGGGAACTTTGTTTCTTTGCAAGGTTTAATGAGACTTATTGGGGAATTGTTAGTGACATGGAAAGTCTGGATCCTAAACTCTCAATGGGATGTTAGTTacaattttgattatttcatgtTAGAGTCATTCCATGGGAGCCTCATTTTTTCACACCACCATGAAGAGATGGTTGACTTTACAAATTTTGTTCAAACAGTTAATCCCTACAAATACTCAGAAGACACTTATCTTCCtaagttttggtttctgtttttcaagtgcTCATTTTCTGAGTCTGATTGTCAACTTTTGGAAAACTGCCAACCCAATGCTTCTTTGGACTTACTGCCCAGACACCTTTTTGACCCTGTCATAAGTGAAGAGAGCTGCAATATATACAATGCTGTCTATGCTGTggccttcagtctccatgagatgAATCTTCAGCAAATAGAGACACAACCATATActaatgaagaagaaaaggaattctTCCCCTGGCAG CTCCTACCTTTCCTAAAGAACACCCTACTGAAAAATCCTGTGAGAGGTCGCATGGTAATTGATGGGAGAAAACACTTAGATTCAGACTATGACATTCTCAATTTTTGGAATTTTCCAAAgggtcttggattaaaggtgaaaATAGGAACCTTTTCTTCAGATGCTCCCCTTGGTCAACGGTTGTCTTTATCTGAGCAGATTATTCAGTGGCCTGCAACATTTACAAAG atTCCTCAATCTGTGTTCAGTGAGAGCTGTAGGCCTGGATTCAGGAAGTCTGCCAGGGAAGGCAAGGCTGTCTGCTGCTTTGATTGCACTCCTTGTGCAGACAATGAAATTTCCAATGAGACAG ATATGGACCAATGTGTGATGTGTCCAGAAAGTCACTatgcaaactcagagaagaaCCACTGCCTCCAGAAATCTGTGAGCTTTTTATCCTATGAAGATCCTTTGGGGATGGCTCTCACCACCACATCACTGTGCTTCTCTGCAATCACAGTTTTGATTCTTGTAGTCTTTTTGAAGCATAGAGACACACCCATTGTCAAGGCCAATAATAGAGctctcagctacaccctgctATTGGCattcagcatctgtttcctcaGTTCCTTGCTCTTCATTGGCCAGCCCAACACAGTCACCTGCATCATGCAGCAGACAGCATTTGGAATCTTGTTCACTGTGGCTTTCTCCACAGTATTGGCCAAAGCTATCACAGTGTTTATTGCTTTCAAGGTCACTGTTTCAGCAGGATTGGTGAGGTGGTTAATGGTATCAAGGGCCCCTAACTTCATCATTCCCATCTGCACATTGATCCAATTTGTTCTCTGTGGAATATGGCTGGTTATCTCTCCACCCTTCATTGATCATGATGCTCATGCTGAACATGGCCACATCACCATTGTGTGCAACAAAGGATCAGTAGTAGCCTTCCACTGTATCCTGGGATACCTCTGCACCTTGACACTTGGGAGCTACACCATGGCCTTCTTGTCCAGAAatttgcctgacacattcaatgaagcCAAGTTCCTGTCATTCAGCATGCAGGTGTTCTTCTGTGTGTGGGTCACCTTCCTCCCTGTCTACCACAGCACAAAGGGGAAGGTCATGGTGGCTATGGAAGCCTTCTCTGTCTTGGCTTCCAGTGAAGCTCTCCTTGGTTTGATCTTTGTCCCCAAGTGCTACATCATTTTGTTAAGACCAGATAAGAACTCCTGTCTTGACATCAGGCACAAAACCCATTCAAGAAAGAAGTCatttaaaatttag